Sequence from the Amaranthus tricolor cultivar Red isolate AtriRed21 chromosome 1, ASM2621246v1, whole genome shotgun sequence genome:
taacaaaacctttttacttGGGTAGACAttacgaatagctgcagataaaccttcgtctcgatcggttacaatgacgctaggagtctgagcagtgccgaaaatatctctcaatccctgcaacacccacgaatacgacacaaCCGCCTCaactcgcatcaaacaaaatgcaaccaagaagttgtgattggttggcgtcattacgatcacttcacatagtggccacttttgtttgttcgttttgtacgttgtatctatcagcacaacatacggccacgtacgtatcatttggaaagaggtaggatttgcaattaatagtctgctcaattgcccttcgctatccaagtctgtccagaccacgtaattaagttctgtggccatatgaagacattgttgaaggggagtccttccctccatctcttctctccttattcattgcctaatattatatatctgtgTAGAAATACAAAGAGATGGTCAAatacaacaagaggggggtgaattgttgtgtattaagctTAAGATTTTTGACTctaattttgcggaattataacaagaaaataaaacttaaacttaaagtgaaaaagataaaaggagacaaagattttacgtggaaaccttcttggcctaataagaaggaaaaaccacgacaccccgggatttcaaaattcttactatgttttaggcaatcaattacaatcacataaaacaattttcttcacttgaagcttctctattctaggcctatttctctttcttttctctttctccttctctttctcttctcacgcttctcttgaagcttctgTATTCCCCTaaacttcccttaagtctagttacaacaaaacactcaattacccttacaaggccaaattctcaagaagataaaaattaaatagttgcttaagaaaaatataataaattaattggcattaaatagctgaaaatatttttcttaattaatctcCCTTTTTGGACACTCTTGAATACAAAACCGGTTTAGGcgtagttcctcctatttataatggAACAGCCGCAACTTTCTTTGGCAAAATAACTTCCACTAACTTACTTGTTcctaaaggaaaagatagtgGAGAACTAGAAATAGAACCGGTACCATCTGCTAAAAATAGGAGATTGTtccttcaagctaaaaatagcataggattTCAATGAAGATCCTAATTAAAAGGAGACCTTTTCTCAacaaagaataagtcttaggttatttttagatgactaaaaatagtttttccaaccaacttattaattaattaagcaactaatttaactcttaaccgttacatcaacttaaaaacagaaaataaattatttgcagttttccagccgatgtcttctccagacttgcaacgtaggaacagtgtactgtctccatctacaacttccgtCAGATTGttaactttgggaacagtagacagCCTGCCTACTTTTAAcatcctaagcatttatctaacttcttggatatttacgACACGTACAAcctccacgaaccaagtcataggcttcatcaacgattttaacaaaatcagatatttacctacaaaacaatctctaaaacatgtttgtttatttaaaagtgaagtcatcatcaaaacctaagagaccaacaatctgattcatactagcataaaaaccaggaaaattatctctaatagaattcataataaaggccggttgcattctggttgcactaagctgtcgtatgtgctcccgaatatcttcattgatcctattcgcccttacatgaccatctctgtacactaagaacgggtggttatgttttcctttttcaccaggacacacccttactgTCTAAGGTCTTTCTTCTGGTTTACGACTGCTtcctacaatcaaaaatttacacccgcaacttctacttttagaaccaggtcgggcagtattatctagattatgtacatcacccctaatattaccatagcggtgacatcttaaatagacactaactctagaacgtccttctttctttttataagaagcacgtgtaaagtgaaaaccaattgttattgctatcgcatcggtccaactatgtaactcatctacggAAATAAAtttcctatccgtaacaaagctaccagAGTAGTCTATGTTGTCTctaaagttttcaaactcctgaaaatttgaaataaaaataatataaattaattacactaatgacgaaaatttaaataataattataacaaaaattaataaaaatactaatactaaaaaaagaattaataataataataataataataataataataataataatgataataataatgacaataataataataataataataataataataataataataataataataaaattacgaaaagtaaaattaataatgacaacaacaacaacaacaataataataataataataataataataataataataaattacgtaaataaattaaaaaataataataaaaaaaattaaatcgcacaaaactgggcgactgaaccacgactggaccatggttcagttgcccagttttgtgcgactaaaccatggtccagtcgcccagttttgtgcgactgaaccatggttcaatcgcccagttttgtgcgatttaattttttttttttaaatttccaacgattcaaatcgaaaaatttacgtaccgcatccgattcatagtcgctttcgttagccatagttaacCGATTACAGGTAACAGCTtgtttaagagtttttagagagatagtaccgtgtttgaattcgtacttcatacgcgTCTGAGAATTCggtatatatagacaaatcttccggattaaagtgttaatagtgttattaagtttgatttacaattattaattaagttttaagtccagtgacaattttgtaattttttaacttAAGGGGCatatacgtaatttcaagggtggcgaaaaaataaaaagggtggcgaactTTAGTAACACTCTTGTGTTAAAGGCTTCAGAGTTTTGAAGCTGTGAAGCGTGTGGTTTGCAGCCAGGTAATTGTTATTTCATTTTCTTGATAGATATAGATTTCATGGTATAACTAGAAGTATCAGTCCTTTTTACCAATAAAAGAACTCTTTCTGAGGGCATTTGTGGGGAATAAGTAAGAAAATTCATTACTCCAGTTCAGCAAAATCAAAGTGAACTAATTAGGGCTCTAGAAGAAGATTTAACCTGGTTGAGGACTAATGTCTTTACATTGTTTTCCTGTTCAATCGCAAGTTTCTTCAACATCTTGTTTACAATGGATTTCTGGCCTACCACATTGATATCCAGTTTGGTCGTTCGACCTTGGTGCTTGATGGAAGTCTGCTCAAACAACAGATAATAAGCATAGTTTACTGATGCTTATATGGATACCACCAAAATAGGTACATTTCAATGTAGCTACTGGAATTAATTTATTCCTAAACTCTAAAAAGCACTTTGTTTGTGCAACCATGCAGGAAAAATTCGACCATGTTTCTTTGGGACTCTTTCCTGCAGTTTGATGACTTAATCAATGGATAACAGAGACCGGCTACCATTGAAATAAGCTGTTTGCAGAGCCGACCCCAATTTACTTCTTTATTCTTTGTCAGTTAGGCTATTAAGTTGTTGATTTTCCGAATATGATTGTCATAGTTTTGATGCTTTTCCATTTGGCTTTCGTCTGCATAAATAAATTATGGAAGATTTACTCTGAATAgccatatttttgtttttgactttttaacttCAAATTACTTGAGGTGTTACATGTATAATATTTCACTCTAAATTAGATTTTAAAACATAATAGAATTTCTTAGGGGAATGCGCGTCCAACCAACTAGtatacataaaatattataattacagATAGCTTATTAAAATATAAGCCTTGAATTTACTTTAATTGAAATAGAATCATTTGGGACATCACTTAAAAGTCTCTACAGTGTGATTCTCGTACTCGCCACATTCTGTGATGACGATTCATCTGGGGTCATAGTAAGTTTTTAATTAGACCATGATTTTAGACAATTATATTGAATCAATAAATCAATTCACGATTCATAGTTAAATTGAAGGTAAATAACTAACCAAATAATGTTAGAATAATTGAGTTTATGAATCGTTTATTTCGCATATACTATTTTCTAATGGAGCTTGATAATTTTGACTTCTCACAGCTTTGCTCGACTGCTAAGATTGAATTctctaaaaaaatcataaaaaatattattttaacttcAGTAACAAACATAAATCTTTAGAAAATAATGTAGAGTAAATAAACTAACCATTGGTCGTATTTGAATTAACTTGCCAAGTGTTCGTTTGCTTACATGGTCTTCCACCTCGATGTTTAGGTGGATGTGGATAATCCATTCGAAcaaaaagtttgataataaataaataaataaataatacagaGTAATTACAAAGTTTGGTAGagtgagaaatttaaatttcaaatacATACCATTTGTTACGTCATTAAATAGTATATGCGGTGTCATACCTATGTTTAATCCTCTATGCGACGACTGTTGATCTAAAATATTAACGcgtttatataaaaaaaatatttttaaatgattagaattaatcaacaatttttttaatttacataatacATCTAGAATAAACAAACCATCTGTCATGGTATCACCtacctaatttatttatttatttaaattattaatgtcatattaccttaataaCCATTGACCTTTTagattgaccttgacttttagtcaatggGCCTTTTTTGGATTCTCCCAACTCTACAGTTGGCCCATAAGCAAGTGACCCATACAAAACCCTAACTCCCTCCAGGAAAATAACCTCTTGTTTGACCCAACTTCCCACTCTCCCTCATTGCTTGGTTATCCTTCTTCCATGGATGACAACtgcccattactcccatgataaTCCACTTCTTCTCATAAATAACTTCCTTCCTCACCACCATAAATAGAGGCCAACATCAGAAGGGAAGGGATCATCTGAAAATAATTCTTCTAAGTATCCCTACTCTTACTCCACTTTATTAGCCTACACAAAGTCCAGCAATATCAACCTCGACAtcttcttgcattcagtttataGTCATCTACTCAATAACCTCATAtcaacgttctaacttgagtgTCGAAGGGGTTTTctgggagatcaccccccggacaaggctaacgtgttgttttgtaggaattcaagtcgcttccttccacgaaaCGCCGCTCCTTATAACGCTTCTACtaacggtatttcaagtgtttcccacttcctcgtttcataatcgaaacagtttggcgccgtctgtggggaatgaataaaaagtcatggctcctaagaaGAATCCGACTCAAACAGCTACCGTAcacagcacagatacagacacttccgcaGGTCACGCTAACAACCAAGCAGTGActcgtcgtgatctggacatgctggcacgaaacctcactgccgctttctccgaacaactccgcgccatcataaataataatcctACTCAACAATGAGTGTTAGAGGACATGGCGGACCAAATAAAAAGTTTGCAGGAACGAATGGAACCCCATCAAGAGATACCaaagtctcatgaatctcaagatgggaactcgaggacttcccacCACACTAGGCGCAATAAGAAGAGGTGGGAGAGATCTAAGACCCTCCCAAGCCTCGACAAGACGGATCCGCGAGGTGACGAATCAAAAATCGCCTCTCGAGACGCCCGTACCTTCttagaaagcaagaaacaaaggGCGTCTGAAAGCGTTCAATCGCTGGTAGataaaaggagggaagaaaggaaAAAGGCACAACTCGCGGGATCTAGCCGTCCCATCAGTCCCGTCactatgccgcggaatgaggacAACAGGAGTAGCCTTCATGAAGATCTCACACCAATAATTTCTCCGTTGGCTCcggagatactgaatactcccaacccTGGGAAAATAGAGATCCCAAAcatggcggccttcgatggaacGTCCTGCCCAGAGGAACACCTAATGGTCTACAAAAACCTGATGCTGCTGTATACCACCAACCCATCATTGTGGTGtaaattcttcccaactacCCTTACAGGAGTAGCTCTGAcatggtacacctcccttctAAGAGGAAGTATCCATAACTTTGTCCAACTGGAAGGCAAGTTCCTGGGTCATTTTATAGCCTCCAGAAGACAggaaaaatcaaacttccatttgCTCAGCATCACACAATTGGAAGGAGAGTCCATATCATCTTACTTGAAAAAGTTCCACGAGGCGGTACTGAAAGTAACTGATTTGGAAGAGTCGGTTGCATTAAACGCcctgatcaacggaatgaaggctcaaaggctgaagttccagttcgTCGAGAGCCAAGTaaagacatacgcggaggccatgaagcaatgccaaagctatgtcgcggcctccgaaatatgtcaggcacatgatCCAAAGAAACAAAGGTCGGATAAGAAGGATCTCACAGCCAATCATTCCTCAAGGAGCAGAGAGGAACATTCATCAATGAGGGAAAGAAACTACTTGCCGCGTCGTCCAGAATCTCCGTCAGATATGGGACCCCCACGATCCAGAAACGTATATGTCGCTAAAGGGGAGCCCAGGACGCGGAATTTATTAGATGGCGGCAACGATCCGCTGTTCAACCGGAACAGGAAGGACATATTCTTCGCCATCAGGGATCaattgccaactccacctcctactGCCACCCCCTCTGATCGACGCAActataatctgtggtgtgattaccacaaagagcacgaCCACACTTTGGCCCAATGTCGCGGACTCAAACGTATCCTACATCAATTGGCCGATGAGGGGAAGTTGTCCAGGTTTATCAACCGGAAGGACCATAACGCTGGAAGAGAAGCAGAACGGAGGCCGTGGAATCAAAAACGCAGATCCCCCAAAAGGGATAA
This genomic interval carries:
- the LOC130806967 gene encoding uncharacterized protein LOC130806967, whose product is MADQIKSLQERMEPHQEIPKSHESQDGNSRTSHHTRRNKKRWERSKTLPSLDKTDPRGDESKIASRDARTFLESKKQRASESVQSLVDKRREERKKAQLAGSSRPISPVTMPRNEDNRSSLHEDLTPIISPLAPEILNTPNPGKIEIPNMAAFDGTSCPEEHLMVYKNLMLLYTTNPSLWCKFFPTTLTGVALTWYTSLLRGSIHNFVQLEGKFLGHFIASRRQEKSNFHLLSITQLEGESISSYLKKFHEAVLKVTDLEESVALNALINGMKAQRLKFQFVESQAHDPKKQRSDKKDLTANHSSRSREEHSSMRERNYLPRRPESPSDMGPPRSRNVYVAKGEPRTRNLLDGGNDPLFNRNRKDIFFAIRDQLPTPPPTATPSDRRNYNLWCDYHKEHDHTLAQCRGLKRILHQLADEGKLSRFINRKDHNAGREAERRPWNQKRRSPKRDNARRESSNTQGTINMIFGGYTEEYPTIRAARNSVHTLLKGPPKASSSGPIMRFDATTSQTLQQPHTDPLVVPLKIGQMIVKRVLVDTGSTADLITMECL